In a genomic window of Lepisosteus oculatus isolate fLepOcu1 chromosome 5, fLepOcu1.hap2, whole genome shotgun sequence:
- the LOC102688641 gene encoding arsenite methyltransferase-like: MLSRKLNQQLGKPVKSLTGWLLTKFFLWHNRVLEENAVKLAEIQPDDTVLELGFGLGLGLQAAAPLLTGPRGKLFGVDYSEYMFTKASERMRAEIESGKVTLFNGNIMAMPLPDGCVDKVYHCNCYYFWPDLKAGTSEIHRVMKPGGLMVTTLRLSSIMKLASSNILLNDNWKPEVFMEALRATGFSDVRMENKQDKKIVFQAIYATASK; this comes from the exons ATGCTGTCTAGAAAGCTCAACCAACAACTTGGAAAACCTGTTAAATCCTTAACTGGGTGGTTACTGACCAAGTTCTTCTTATGGCACAACCGCGTCCTGGAAGAAAATGCAGTGAAGCTCGCTGAGATTCAGCCAGATGACACAGTCCTGGAGTTGGGTTTTGGGCTCGGGCTGGGGCTCCAGGCAGCTGCTCCTCTCCTCACAGGCCCTAGGGGAAAGCTGTTTGGGGTTGATTATTCTGAGTACATGTTCACAAAGGCCAGTGAAAGGATGAGGGCTGAGATTGAATCTGGAAAGGTTACCCTCTTCAATGGCAACATCATGGCCATGCCCCTGCCTGACGGCTGTGTTGACAAGGTCTACCACTGCAATTGCTACTATTTCTGGCCTGACCTGAAGGCTGGAACCTCAGAAATCCACAGGGTGATGAAACCAG GTGGTCTCATGGTGACAACTCTCAGACTTTCCTCAATCATGAAGTTAGCATCATCAAACATTCTCCTAAATGATAACTGGAAACCCGAGGTCTTCATGGAGGCCCTGCGAGCTACTGGATTCTCTGATGTTCGAATGGAGAACAAGCAGGACAAGAAAATAGTTTTCCAAGCCATTTATGCCACTGCTTCGAAATGA